taatttagaagtagaaaacaaaatcCCTTGTTTGGAAGCGCAATTGAGTTATTTCATTTGCTCTCATCAAGTGTACACCCTAATACCAATATTAAACTCCCTGTGAAAATAGACCCTGAcccttgttgggtactattcttctaATGACCAtctccactcactattgagtgtggATTAGACGTGGATCAGGGATCGCATTCACAAAGGGTTAGTTGAGGGGCGGCAGAAAACTTTCGCAATCGCTGAAGGGGAGTCACGACCGCCTAGAGTAATGGGCAGCTGTGCTCCGCGATCGCGATCGTTATGAAGGATCCCTAGGCagtttttaaagtgtgaatttcaGGATGTTTGCCTATTCTCTCATATTTTAAACCCTAGATTTCAAAAGGGGCGACTTTGTAAGAAGTCTTTCACCCAAGGCAAGATGGTAAGTGATTTACtgatttgtgattatatttcaagaaTTTACATGGATTTTAATCCCTAAATTAAGGATTTAAAGTGTAGAAAATGGGGTTTTGGTATGAACTTAAGTGAGTGAATTTGGGGGCTTTGAGCATGAAATTGGAACCCGATATAGAATCCATCATATATTTGGAATCGTGGGGTTATAGATAATTTATATCTATGATCAATTACGAATTTTCGGGCCTGGGTCCCGAGGTTCTAAGGTTAAGGATTTGAAGTGTAGAAATTGAGGTTTTTGGTATGAACTTTTATTGGCTTTTTAAGTTggattaaagattgaatcttttccATATGAAATCAATTCCTAAAGCTTGTATTGATTCATTTAAGTAATATTTGGTTAGATTCAAGTCGTTTGGTAGTGGATTTGGAAGGGAAAGCGATTTTTGTAGGTTGAAGGTACTTTTAGGAAGAAGTAAGTCTCTTGTGTAAGAGGGAATTTTTTCCGTAGGtgatctatttgctacttgttgcttGATTTGGGAGttacatatatgtgaggtgacgagcgtctATGCGTTAGCTAGGTTATGACCATGTTCGGGTAGAATTAGGCTGGTAGTATAACTTATTTGGACTGTGTGACTTATATATCCATGTTTCAGTGATTCTATGACTATGTGATACTCTTGTTTTTTAACTTAGGATCTAGTGGCTACTTAGCTTAATTTTGCTCATGTTAGATATCATGGTTAGACTTATGAATATTGAATAATCATATTGAATTGTTATGATAAATTGAATCACGTGATTATCCATAGCCATTTTTTATCCATGCGAGCTTTTAtctgtattttattattatgtCATGGTGCTTCTTACTTGTATTATTTCATGCACGATAttatgattggatcgggttgcacgttgcaataaTGCTTAGATGTGGATCTGTCCCTTcggagtcaggtgattacccatgttactttaggcccagtgagcgcaggcactCAAACTTGTGCTAGGTTTGGACACGTGAACTGTGTCAGGCATATGGATTGTGTTGGGAGGTACTGAGAGTGAATTTTGAGCATGCATTTATATCTTAGATTCATGCAGTAGCTCTTATATAACTTTGGATTGATGCACATCATGTTATATGTAAGAATTGAGATAGTTGAGTTCGTATTTGATCTCTTTATCTAccaagcatgtctaaattccatATTTACTGTATCTTATTCTTTTGTACTTATTTGGAGATGTCATATCTTATTTTGTATCTTGTTTATGCTCTCACTTGACATTTAGACTGTTAGTAAGTGTTAGTACCAACCATTtgccactacttctttgaggctaGATGTGATAATTATTGAGTACCGTGGTTTTTATGCAGGGTCTGCGGCTAGTACTAGTCCAGTAGAGTAGGAGTACATTTGGAAATTTCGTGGTAAGCTGATTTACTTGATCCGGCCCGCAGCACATGGAGTACCCCTTTCCTACTTATCTATCTCCGTCTATTTATTTCCTTTTCGGAACAAATGTTGTTATTCAGTTGAAGCTATTTACTTTTGATAGATGCTCGTGGTGATGCGACACCAGATATTGGGAGTTGTTGAGACATTTGTGATCGTGTTTAGATCCTGTCTTAGACTTATGTATTTATGATATTGATTTGAGACTTATTCTGCTTTATTATTTACCTCATAACTCTAATAATGACTTAATAATCTGGTTTTGTAATTGTtgtgtgttggcttgcctagcaaacgGGTTAGGCGCTATCAAAGCCATTCCGAGTTTTTGTgtcggattttttttttctttcccaagTCAAGAAGCGGAATAATAGATAAAAGCTCTCTACGTGGAGAAAGCGAGTTTGATAATTTATTTACATTTTCGAATCTTAGAAGTTATATATAGCAATCTAAATTTGTGACAATGAAATCACCGGTATCAAAGTAAACGACAAAAGTTTTTGAGTGTATATAAGTAGAGATAATCTCCAGTACAAAAAGACATCAAATCAAAGCAAAAGCTAGAGAATAAACTACTCTTCATTGTACAATCTTGAAACAATACTATAGAGATGAATACAAGTGTAAAAACTGAGAGAAGAAGCTTGTGTATGGTAGATTATGACATTCCAGTTAATAAATGTGTTAAAAGGCGACGAAGATCTCCTCCTGCAGTTGTGGTGAATGATAACAATATTGGCCAACAATTGGACTCACCAAAAGCTAATCAAAATATTGTTCAAACTCCTACTGTGAAGAGAAGTTCAAGATTCAGAGGTGTTAGCAGGTACTACGTACTGTAACATGTTCAAATACCataattttcttttttctccttttatcTAGTGTGGTTGATTTAGAAGCTAATATAATACTATTTGGATTGTAGGCATCGATGGACAGGGCGATATGAAGCTCATTTGTGGGATAAGGCTTCTTGGAATCCAACTCAGAAAAAGAAGGGGAAGCAAGTCTATCTTGGTACTAATAACTGCTGctaaaaaagaaattttttttgtgTCATATGCTACGCTTGCAGCTTATTGTACTAATAATATGAACAGGAGCATATGACGAAGAAGAAGCTGCAACAAGAGCTTATGATTTGGCTGCAATCAAGTATTGGGGTacttcaactttcaccaattttCCGGTATGATAATCACCTGTATATTTATTGCTTTCTTTCATTTCTGCTTTGGGATTATGCAGTTTGTTTGAAACAtattgttccaattcttcttaatCTGCAGATATCTGATTATGAGAAAGAAATAGAGATCATGCAAAATTTGACAAAGGAGGAGCATTTAGCCTCTTTAAGAAGGTAACATATACTTAACAGGCACCAGTTTTTCCTTCTCAGATTTAAGAAATCTTTATCCTCAGTAACCAAATCTTGTTCTTTTTGTACAGAAGAAGCAGTGGTTTTGCCAGAGGTGTATCTAAGTACAGAGGAGTTGCAAGGTATATAAACTCATTGCACCTTTTCGATATTCCTGTCCTTTATTACTACctttttgtttcataattaacAAAAGATTCATTGTATTTATCTAACTTTCAGGCATCATCACAATAACAGATGGGAAGCAAGAATCGGACGAGTTTTTGGCAACAAATATCTATACTTGGGTACTTACAGTAAGTACTTTCAGCCCCTTCAATCTTTTTTCAAATCAAGATTGCATTCAAGTGGGATTCTGACTCTCAGAAtccttgtgtttattttcaaTAGGTACTCAAGAGGAGGCAGCTCGAGCTTATGATATTGCAGCAATTGAGTACAGAGGAACTAACGCAGTCAACTTCGACTTGAGCACATACATTAGATGGCTAAAACCAGATGCTATTTCTCAAATGCAATTCCAAGATTTAATATCAGAATATCAGCCTATACAAACTAACAACACTAATGATATGATCACTAACCCGGTAAACGACTCTCAGTTCTCGTCTGACCCCAGTTATTTCACCACCAGTAGTGAAAAATTGTCAGCTATACCACGAAGCCAGGAACCTATTGAAAGAAAAATGCCCTTATTAAGTCATTCCAAGAAGTCATCCTCATCTACTGCTCTAAGCCTTTTGCTTCGAT
The DNA window shown above is from Nicotiana tomentosiformis chromosome 8, ASM39032v3, whole genome shotgun sequence and carries:
- the LOC104105410 gene encoding ethylene-responsive transcription factor WRI1-like, which translates into the protein MNTSVKTERRSLCMVDYDIPVNKCVKRRRRSPPAVVVNDNNIGQQLDSPKANQNIVQTPTVKRSSRFRGVSRHRWTGRYEAHLWDKASWNPTQKKKGKQVYLGAYDEEEAATRAYDLAAIKYWGTSTFTNFPISDYEKEIEIMQNLTKEEHLASLRRRSSGFARGVSKYRGVARHHHNNRWEARIGRVFGNKYLYLGTYSTQEEAARAYDIAAIEYRGTNAVNFDLSTYIRWLKPDAISQMQFQDLISEYQPIQTNNTNDMITNPVNDSQFSSDPSYFTTSSEKLSAIPRSQEPIERKMPLLSHSKKSSSSTALSLLLRSSMFQELVEKNSSTTAEEASLKNGAQSSTENEY